ATCAAGTAAAGAATTGCGATGATCCTAATACCGGAGTTGAGGGACCAGGTTGAGATGTCATGTTCTATCCGTACCCCGACAACCACACACTCAACACTAGTCATGAGGCACATGAGCGTTGTGGTGGTGTAAGGAGCTGTGAACTTGGTGTTCAATTTGGCTTGGAGAGTTAGATATATTTGTATAAGAAAATCCGAACATAATTATGTAAGAAGAAGACTATCAATcaagtaattaaaaattcttCAATATCTATTATCAATGCATGCCGAAGAATGAATTTTGCATCTAAATATTGTCGAGAAAAGCTGAGTCAGTTTACCTGGATGACGAACCAGAGAGACCAGGAAGCAGAGCTAGCCAGGTAGAAGAAAGGCCCTGAGATGTTTGTCTTAATACCGGTCATCTTCTCTGTGAATTTCCAATAGACGGGGGAGTTGCCTTCGATGTTCGGGTCGCCATAGAAGGAAAGAAGCATAGCTCCCCCCACGCACACtattatgcatgtatatacatacttaatatgtatattatgataagaatattaaattacactaaataaagtctcataatgcacatacttaatatatatgtagatacatatatatttatatgtatacacatatcttTAATATTGTGTAAGCGCCACAAACTGAGTATTTgcataataactaacatatatgtatatacatatttttatatattgtgaCACATATTATGTAACGTTTTCATCGTGAAAATAAGTTTATTACCATAAATTATAAGATATTATGATCAAATGTTATCTTATCACTATATACTTCTTAGTACGAGCTTATTTTGACAAAATACGGAACAAGTTATTCGCTATTTTCGTGACATTAAATCTTATCTATTATTGTGGGTTTAAATCCTACTCAAAAATCAGTATAAAAAGTACTTATGCAATCGCTACTGAATTCTTGAACGAAAATGTGTGAAAAAAGTTTGTCGTATAGTCaaagaaataattaatctTTTTCTACGTATTAGGTTTATATCTGTTTATGTGCATGTATATAAGTACATTGGCGCCTTACCAGGTTCTTCTTAGGTCATAGCAACTCTTCCCAGGCACGAGCACAAATGGCTGAGCAATTTGGCACAGAACTTGATGGCATACAGTCGTTAAGAAAAGAGCTTGCTGAGATAGGGAGGAGTGTCAGGTCATCATTTCAGATTCGCACCTCCAGCTTCCGGTGCACTTCAGGGAAGAGTTTGGCGTGGAAATGGTGAATACGACCTCCAGCGGGCTGCCATTGAGAGGTTACCAACGTTTGAGAGACTGAGTCAGTCAGTTTTGGAGAAGGATGATGAGGGAGTTGAGAGAACGGTGGTTGATATCACTAGGCTCGGGCCTGGGGAACGGCACCTGTTTATAGAGAAGCTCATCAAGCACACTGAGCAGGACAACCTTAGACTGCTTCGGAAGATAGGCAAGAGAACAGACCAGTAAGCCAGGCCTTTTCTCATAGTATCGATTTTTGGCTAAATCTTCTGTTCCGATGACTTGGATCCTATTTCTGCTCTtatcttttgtttgtttctgTTCCATTTGTACGATGTCTTTTAAGTCCTTCCACTTGGCTTTATATCGGACCATAGATTGTTCGATGTCAATGAGTACACTAAGTGAAACCTTGCTTTCTCAAATCTTGGTAGTTTATATTATGTTTTGCTTATTTGACTTTGTGACATGTCCTTGGTAGGGTTGATGTTCAACTGCCTACGACTGAGGTGAGATATAGGAATCTCTGTGTGGAAGCAGATTGTCAGATTGTCCACGGAAAGCCGCTCCCGACTCTATGGAATTCCCTGGATGACACTCTTTGTGTAAGTATGGTAGTTCCCACGTAGATGGCAAAAGGAGTTATTAGTTCAGCAACTCGTCAGGCAAGTTTGCATGGAATTTTGTGATCAGGGCTTTACAAAGTCAAGATAAGCATCATCGGTTGCAATTGCAAGCACCTGCATCGTTCATCAAGACTATACTATAAAGTTCAGGATACAACATTTGGATGAGCACGACGATCTTCATTCATTAAAATTCTGTATGATAAAACTACAGAGCATGGCCTTAATTTCAACCAGTTGATTAGTGGTGGGTTTATGGTAGTATTCTATTCTTTCTTCATGTGGGGAAGAATAATCAACTCGAAGCATATATGCCTGTGACTGAACTTTAAGCAATGGCTTCTTGAGTGAGTGAGAAGCTGGCTCGTGTCTGGctgtatattttatatatgccATTCAAATCCAAATTAAAGGAGTAATCCAGACCTGGAATACTCACCATTTTCTCATGCCATTAGAGCCAAGTTCTTTCCCAGTTTTGGTGTGCTGTCTGGTATTTTAATGATACTCCGTAGTCTCCATTAAAAGGGAGTGCTTGGGACGGGTCGCTCTGCATGCAGTATCTGTATTATTCACTTGCAAAGTTCTCCATTTCTTCTACAGCCAAACAGAAACCTCTCTGCCACTGTGGCCCTTCTTCTCTTCAGGTCAGTCTCACAAATGGGTTATTGATTTGTTTCATCAGTAAGTACCGAAAAGCTCCGGTTTATTAGTTCCTGATCACTTTCTTGTAAGGAGCTTTTTCATCTCTCTTTTGAGCGTGTGAATTAATTCTGTTGCCAGCTGGTGTTCCCAAGCTATAATTGTAGCAGCTAAGGCATAAGAGCTActgatttattttcattttaagttACAGTCGGCGGCGACATAGTGATCAAGAAGGCAAACAGATTGAGCTGTATTCACCACATAACCTTCATGTTAAGACAAATTTGTGCGGAAGTTTTGCAACAGGAAAAATCTGTTATGTGCAACAAAAATCGCAGGACGGATTTATATCTTTGCATGGGGAAACACCGTACGATTCTCCAGCAAGTTTCGAACCGATAGCATGTAGTCGAGATGTACATTGGTCAAGCTTCAAAGGTCGGGCTTTCACATGAGTCTCAGTTCATATTCTCCAGCCATTGTTATGTATCTCACCCATGGTAGAGCTTGGTACCCGcttttctcgatgatcttgAGATAACGAACCTATAGAAACAGCACAATCAATCACCCATAAGTTTTGGTCTCGTGACTAACGACTCCAAGAGTTATCGCAGTTTCACAGCTTCATAGATGCCCAAGGCTAAGGGTCAAATGAGTAATGTTATGAAGTTGTATCACACTTGAGAATCAACGTTAAGCAGAAAATGGTTAGAAAGCAATACCTGAATACCGGACACGGTGAAGTATGGGATCTCGAATTTCACTCGAATAGGAGCCTTTTTCTCGGGAGCAGCTTCTTCAGCAGCAATACTAGGGAGTCCGAATTCTGCCCTCAGCATGTACTCCtgatcatttttatttcacaCGCATCAAAGGTGGGACATGAagtcaaaaaaaaatgcacattGTTCGGAAATCTGCCAACAAAACGAAATTTGCCACCTAAGCTAAAATAATTGTACAGAATGAAAACCACCGGCAATTGCATTGCACAGAATGAAATTTGCCAACTAAGCTGAGCTCATTGGTAATTACGTGGTTGACTATAAACCACCTAAGCTAATTGTACAGAATGAAATTTGCCAACGGAACTCACAAAAATCTACCTTATTGCCTGGAAAAGATTTGATCTTCCAGACTAGAGCATCATTTTCTGGAGCATAAGAAGCAGAACCCATTGATGTCCTCACATTCGGCTTCGTAGCATCTGATGGCACCGGTAGCTCAATTTCAACATTTGTTGCAGTGCTGCCCCCAAAACAAGCGCAAACTATCTGTAATCCTTATAACTACTTTCGCTATATGCTCTCCACTAGTAACTTAGAAAACTCAAAAACTGATATATGGCTTTTGAGAATCTCGAAAGTTTTACCTGCGCTCCTTAAACTGGCTTCGTGCTTTTACCATAAATTCTATACGACTCCTAGAGTGCCGTTCTATTTGAGCTTCCACCCAAATGAGAGGTTTCACCTGAAGCCATATGAAGTGGAACCATAGTAAATTCAATCCTTATCCAATATATTGGATGCTTCAGTTACCAGATCTTCAGCAGTGAAAATTTTCCTATGTGCACATAAAAGTGATAAAGGTATAACTCTGAATTTGGATGTATCAGGGAGAGGCACGGACAAGTTTCCTGAGTGCTTAATTAGAAAACAGCAAAACacctaaaaaaagaaaaaaacatgtGGCATTGTGAAATTACCTGAGTGCAGAGCCTATACGTCATAAGATCAAAGAATCTGTCAGGAGGTATGAAAGATATTGTTCGATCATTCTCAAACCGAGCCAAACGTACACACCTACAACAATCAGAAAACCAAAACAGAGGAGAAAAGGTTGCAACCAGAGCAGCATGGTACAAATCACTTGTACACAAAAGCAGGAAGCAGTCCCAATAGGGAAAAGATGTACGTTAATTACAGAAAAGTAATCCGGATACATACTGATGCAACTTGATATCGTCCGGGTCAATAGCTTTTCCTTTGGTGGTCCGACCTTGGGCTTCAAGTAGTACTCTATCGTTCAGTCCCAGCTTGCATTCAGGCATGCCACTGAAGATACAGCTTGCAAGCATAGGTGCAGAGCATGCTGCTGTATTCAGCCTTGAGGGGATGAATGAATATGGTAATGCTACTGTCTTGGACATATGCACGGTCTTCGTACATACCTcttctagctagctagctagttaGTTTCACCACCAGCTTCAGATCAGCATCCATCCAACTggctgtatatatatatattttttgcaaGCATAGGTGCGGTGCAGCATGCAATCTATTATCTCCAATTGACCTTCTCACGAAGACATTGAATGAAGAGAGTTGCTGCCAGGCTCAGTCACGCAATATCTCTTGCCCGATCTCAACACCTCTTCTCGTTGCCATCAAGTGAAGAGTAATGTGCAGATGATTAAGGAAGGGAGGGCAACTCTAGCTAGTATGAGTCGTCTGCTTGAATCAATGCGTTTTACTTTccaaggaaggaaggaagcaaGGACGGAAAGAGAGGTCCCTCGATCgggaaagaaatgaaaattagAACTACAGCCAATCCTCTCCTCTTCATATTTTGTATGCGCGATGGAAATTAATTCTCCAATACAATCTGCAAATGTAAATGTGATGGTTGAAAAGACAACTACAAATTGATACATCGCCATGGCCTAGTTGAATTCATTGTCTTGCTGAAGGAAAAAGATCGTGGACGATGGTCTCTTGCAGCAGCAGTATTTCGTATTTGTtagataaattttcaaataaaatgggCCTAATTCGGACTTAAGTACATATGCAATCCAAAAGCTTAAGTCCATGGGTGGGCCTTtgtcttttataaacttttccCATATTTTCCTTTCAACCGGTGTGGGACATTTTTATCCTCTCACACTCCCCAATTTTTCTCCGACatcccgccctcacgtggtatCGTGTCGTCTTACACGAGCCACGTGACCTTAATCAATCGACGGGACCACACGACTTAATCACACCCGCTCTCACTTCGATGTCCCAACATCGGACACAACGGGTGCCTGCTCGAGGCACATGTTACACTTACACTCAAGCATACGGGTCACACGGACCCACGCATACATGCGCGTTATGCGCACCTCACGGCACAAAACGGCCCTACACACCCAGGACTATAACtgtgggctctgataccagtAAGATAAATTTTCAACTAAAATGGACCTAATTCGGACTTGAGCTCATATGCAACCCAGAAGCTTAAGCCCGTGGGTTACTGGGccttttatcttttataaaattttcttatattttcctttcaacCGGTGTGAGACATTTTTGTCCTCTCACACTCCCCAATTTTTCTCCATCAGTATTCTCATGGCCCTATCAAACAGGGAAGAAGGAATCTGGGTTGAGCCTATGGTATGGTAAGGATACCTCTTGTTTAGCTAGGATCCAATCCAACATCGTTAGTTTATTTTCTAGTGAATCTTTTCTGTGCATATATGCACACAAGTATAAAGCGAGAAAAATCAGCATATCTATCTTCTGCTCGCACAAgtccaaacaagaaatgaAGGGGAAGAGAAATACTTACTATGTAAGTTTTGTAGGGCCAGAAATTTGGCCAAATCTTATTTTCGAACGTCAGTGAGTCAGTACTGACCACATACAACAAACAACACGAGAGCAGCAGAGCAGACATTCATTATTTCACTTCAAATTCACTACCACTACCGAAAAAGGTATGATATTAGCCGCTTCCGCACGCCCCGTGCATTTTGAACAGTCATTTTGCCATCCGACTGATCAAAACGATCGAGGGCGTCAACAATGCCAAGCAATTGGCACCATCTCCGATCCCCATCTGGGGAGCTGCATGCAATGCAAAATTATTCCACTTTCTTACACGATACATAAATATACTATATAGTATACAAGAAAATAGATATAACGTAACTGCCTGCTCTCAGCTTGAGGCTGCTGCTTCTTCTGAATCTTTAATGGGCCCAAGCCTTCCTGCTGGTTCTGGCAGCAGATCTTCTACTTTTTGTCCACTTGAGTATCAAATATGCGAGGATAACTGCATTGAAGATGACAAGAATTCCCACCAAAGTTGACCAGCTGGAGAGCGACCCTCTGATCACGACTCTGAGCTTACTTAGAGCCTGGTCAGGTGACACTAGTATCATTGCTATAATGAAAGTGAAGCCCAAGAACGAGACGGTGATGCACACGATCATGGTCAAGACCCACATCCAGAACTTATTCTTGGGAGGGAAACCCGATATGAGCAAGAAGAGCACTGAGAGAGATCCCATAAAGGCCATAGTATTGCAGACCATGAAGTATCGGTATTTTGGTTCGTCGTAGTACGCCGCCACTGCATTCCCGGCTAAGCATGTGATATTATCGTCCCTTTTTAACCTGGAGCAGGTAAAGCCTGTAGTCGTGTCTTCTTGCCAGACTCCCCCTGGGGGAGATAGCACTGAATCGAAAGTTATGCCCGCAATGAGAGTGGCCACAGTCATCAGCGAGCCGCGAGTGTCTTCGATCCAATTTGTCGGGTAATTCACCAAGGGGACGACCAACTTATCCCAGCACCTCGACATCTGTTCTCGCTTTCCGACGCTCTTGAAATTCCCTGGAGACTGGTGCATGACATTGAGTGCAATAGAATTGTCCTCAGGCAACGCACTCGCCGATCCTTCTCTTACCGTGGGCACTGAAAGCAGAAATCTCACTGTCTGCACAAACAACGTAAGTATGTCAATGATCATGTgtgtacatataaatatatggttATATACTAGCACCTGATGCGGTAACTGGAACATTAGAAGACAAAACCAATTGCAAGTATGAGCACCATATTCTATATATGTTGAAAAAGTATGTACAAGAACCTGAACGTGACAAGTAATTAATGGCATAAAAGCATGCACCTTCCTGTGATGTCAAgcctaaatatatatttgcccTCTGAGTGCACAATTaatgtatagatatatatatatatatatatatatatattcatggaTTCAGATGGCCCTAACTAACTAAAATTAAGCACAACAGCATATATCGTCAGGGAAGGGATGTGGGGTAGGTACCTCTTCTTGTTTCAGCAAGACAGCTAAATGGAACATGGTGTTGCCTTCAGCATCTCTCGAGTTGAGTAGTAGATCCTCGTTATCTTCTGCCAACGAGTTGACAAGCACCTTGAGAGCATCCAACTGGTTGTATTTCACACACAAGTGCAGCACGCTATCTCCTTCGAGTGTCTGCTGGAGGGAGCCGCGGGTGGGGTCGGGAGAAGAGATGATGAGCTCTTTTACAACCTCAACTCTTCCTCTCATGGCCGCCAGGTGAAGGGGAGTCCTCCCCTCCCTATCACAAACTGATCGAGCATCGGGGTAGGCATCCAGCAGCACTTTGACGACCTCAGCATGACCATTTGCAGCAGCCAAGTGAAGCGGGGAGCATCTCTGGGCGTCCAGCTCTGCTGCCAACTGAGGCCTGTGGTTCAAAACCGCCTTGGTGAAATCTAAATGCCCGAGTAATGCAGCTACGTGAAGGGGAGTCTCAGGGGAGGAGGTGAGTGAAAGTCGGTCTAGTATAAGAGGATCTGCTTTTAGTAATGCGTCGAAGGTGTCGACGGATCCCAGCATAGCTGCTTCATAGAGGCTTTTTCTGTTGTCATCTTCGCAGTCTCTTTTCCTGCTTATAATGGCATCTCCCATCTCGATATCCATTTTCGGATCCTCCTAATTGCTCTCTGTTGTCGCTCTCCTGTTTGTTGCTCGACTTATTATACAACTATCGTAGACACTGTTCCCCCCCTccacaaacaaaatattatcaaaatcTTGTTTATCCTTTCCTTTGTCTTGTTTATATCCTGCCATGGAAGAAAAGCATCAAGGAGAAGGAAATCCATGAATTTAATTACACTTCTTTGCTTCTGTTGctccataatatatatatatatatatatatatatacatgtatatgatTGTATATGGGACTACCTGCAGGAATGTAGTTAGCTGGCTAACTGGAGCAAAAGTTAAAAGTAGGAGAGGGCCACAATCTTTCATAGCTTTTCGTGGGGCTCAAGTAATTTAGTATAAGCTGGCGGTTGGGTTCCACTTTGTTTGGCAACccctatgcttttttttttttttttttaatttaagttTTATTTAAAGAGGCAGAATTGGATTGGCCCCCGCCCTCCCGTCCCGATTAACATTTGAATGAAGTTCCCCCATCTCATTTGAATAACCTGGAATTTCGATCCTCAGAGTGCTCTGCTGCTGCTGGACTTAGATGCTCAGGTTTTAATTTAGATCGTGTCTTGAACCATCTCTTGTTTTGGAAAGCTTCCCACCAAAAAGACTCGACTGGGATGAGCTCCTGGTCTAATCATAACGCAGCTTTTGTGTTCACGAGTCGTAAATGAGACAGTGGATTTCAAGCAAATATTGTGGCCAACGAATCAACAGATCCGACATGGCTTCCACGCGGACATGGGGGGCATCCCATAACCCCCAGTAATCCTCAATACATTCAAGCTTTGTTATAGAAAAAGATTATTAATCAGTTTAGGAGACTTGTTGGGTGGTACCTGAGCCAACTGCAAAACAAGCAAATACATATTCCGTCCACATACTCAGCTGGTCCCATTCTTTAACCGTGCAATCAGCTCATTTTTATATATGCCATTCAAATCCAAATTGAAGGGGTAATCCAGACCTGGAATACATATACACCTTTTTCTCATACCATTAGAGCCAAGTTCTTTCCCAGTTTTGGCGTTCTGTCTCGTATTTGAACGATACTCCGTAGTCTCCAGTAAAAGGAAGTCCTTGGAACGGGTCGCTCTGCATGCAGTGTCAGTACTACTCATTTGCAAAGTTCTCCACTTTCTTCTACAGCCAAACAGCAACCTCTCTGTCACTGTGGCCCTTCTTCTCTTCAGGTCAGTCTCACAACTGGGCTATCGATTTGTGTCATCAGTAAGTACCGAGAAGCTCCGGTTTATTAGTTCCTGATCACTTGCTTGTAAGGAGCTTTTTCATCTTCTCTCTTTTGAGCGCGTGAATTATTTCTGTTACTAGCTGGAGTCCCCAAGCTATAATTGTAGCAGCTAAGGCATAAGAGCTAtagatttattttcattttaagttACAGTCCGCGGTGACATAGCGATCAAGAAGGCAAACAGATTGGAGCTGTATTCACCACATAACCTTCATGTTAAGACAAAATTTGTGCGGAAGTTTTGCAACAGGACAGATCTAATCTGTGCTACAAAAATCGCAGGACGGATTTATAACTTTGCATGGGGAAACACCGTACGATTCTCCAGCAAGTTTCGAACCGATAGCATGTAGTCGAGATGTACATTGGTCAAGCTTCAAAGGTCGGGCTTTCACATGAGTCTCAGTTCATATTCTCCAGCCATTGTTATGTATCTCACCCATGGTAGAGCTTGGTACCCGcttttctcgatgatcttgAGATAACGAACCTATAGAAACAGCACAATCAATCACCCATAAGTTTTGGTCTCGTGACTAACGACTCCAAGAGTTATCGCAGTTTCACAGCTTCATAGATGCCCAAGGCTAAGGGTCAAATGAGTAATGTTATGAAGTTGTATCACACTTGAGAATCAACGTCAAGCAGAAAATGGTTAGAAAGCAATACCTGAATACCGGACACGGTGAAGTATGGGATCTCGAATTTCACTCGAATAGGAGCCTTTTTCTCGGGAGCAGCTTCTTCAGCAGCAATACTAGGGAGTCCGAATTCTGCCCTCAGCATGTACTCCtgatcatttttatttcacaCAGCATCAAAGGTGGGACATGAagtcaaaaaaaaatgcacattGTTCGGAAATCTGCCAACAAAACGAAATTTGCCACCTAAGCTAAGATAATTGTACAGAATGAAAACCACCGGTAATTGCATTGCACAGAATGAAATTTGCCAACTAAGCTGAGCTCATTGGTAATTACGTGGTTGACTATAAACCACCTAAGCTAATTGTACAGAATGAAATTTGCCAACGGAACTCACAAAAATCTACCTTATTGCCTGGAAAAGATTTGATCTTCCAGACTAGAGCATCATTTTCTGGAGCATAAGAAGCAGAACCCATTGATGTCCTCACATTCGGCTTCGTAGCATCTGATGGCACCGGTAGCTCAATTTCAACATTTGTTGCAGTGCTGCGCCACAAAACAAGCGCAAACTATCTGTAATCCTTATAACTACTTTCGCTATATGCTCTCCACTAGTAACTTAGAAAACTCAAAAACTGATATATGGCTTTTGAGAATCTCGAAAGTTTTACCTGCGCTCCTTAAACTGGCTTCGTGCTTTTACCATAAATTCTATACGACTCCTAGAGTGCCGTTCTATTTGAGCTTCCACCCAAATGAGAGGTTTCACCTGAAGCCATATGAAGTGGAACCATAGTAAATTCAATCCTTATCCAATATATTGGATGCTTCAGTTACCAGAGCTTCAGCAGTGAAAATTTTCCTATGTGCACATAAAAGTGATAAAGGTATAACTCTGAATTTGGATGTATCAGGGAGAGGCACGGACAAGTTTCCTGAGTGCTAAATTAGAAAACAGCAAGACacctaaaaaaagaaaaaacatggGGCATACAAATTATGAAATCACCTGAGTGCTGAGCCTATACGTCATAAGATCAAAGGATCCATCAGGAGGTATGAAAGATATTGTTCGATCATTCTCAAACCGAGCCAAACGCACACACCTACAATAATCAGAAAACCAAAACAGAGGAGAAAAAGTTGTAACCAGAGCAACACGGTATAAATCACTTATACACAAAAGCAGAAAGAAGTCCCAATAGGGAAAAGATGTACGTTAATTACAGGAAAGTAATCCGGATACATACTgatgaaacttgatatcgtCTAGATCAATAGCTTTTCCTTTGGTGGTCCGACCTTGTGCTTCAAGTAGTACTCTATCGTTCAGTCCCAGCTTGCATTCAGGCATGCCACTGAAGATacatagtttcccttaatttcaTAGTTCATTACagtctaaaatattttacagtTTAAGTAATAGCAGCAATGCTTTCAACAACATGCCATAGCCTAATGATAAAGAGGAATCACAATCTAAAATACCCTGAACAGTATGATTATCAgaagtaaaaaatatatgcaacTTGCAAGACTCCTTGCACATAAAGTGCACCAAGCTTTTGACATGGAGCAAGGAAATGATCTTGTTTTCTCAACAACTCCAAAGAAAACTGTATACCTCAAATATGTTCTCATCTTGAGTGCCCCTACAACATCTGAGCGGATTATTTGCCCATTGCTGTTAACAAGTATATTGACGCTTTCCACCACATCCAAGAAGACCTAATAGaagaatgaataaataaataaaagaaccCATCATGACATGATTTGCAGGTGCATGATTTTATAAGTCAAAGAAGTGTGATTGAACCTACTTCATTCTTCTTGTACCGTATTCCCTCACTACGCCAAGAAACTGCATTGGTCACAGCCATGGGAGGCCGTTGTGCAACTTCCATTCTGTATGCATCAGTCTTGATAAACTCGCTAAGAATTTTGGCTTCTGTGTATTGGGGGAAACCAAAGTCCATCATTTCGTCGAGCAGCTCATACTGTCAAATCATAATAATGCATCGTGTCCAAGTATGTCAAACTAATTTAGCCACAAAGGTATGATTTGGAAAATTAGTGTAAGATTCTTACCACAACGACAAAGTTATCTCTCAAGGATTCCTCTTCCAACTCCTCAAAGTAATGCTTAAAAACCTACAGATAAAAATCCTCTCAATTAGTAATTTATAAGTAAATCAAACGGATCGAATTCTTTAACTAAAGGCTGAAATGCTCACGTCGACTACACGGTGCAGAAAGAGGAGGAGGCTCGCGGCGTTACAGTTTTGCCTTGACGCTGTCATCAAGTAAACATTGTTGTGTTGTATAAACATGTAACTCACACCATTATCATACACAACGGGATCCTGAGACTGCGGATCACCACCCTGAAAAATATCAAGCAGTAGAACCTCTCCGTGAGTACAACTAAAGTCGCACAGTGCGGCTACCCAGAGCACCCATAAGACAAAGGCGGTAGTATTTTCCTAGTTTACCCGAGCAAAAAATCTCATTGAAAGATTAGTACAAATAAGCAAATACTTCATACTAGTAATACACATTTCTTCCTCCATAAGATGATAAATTCGCAATCACGAACACTCAATTACGAGTATTGGATTAACAAACAGCACGATCATGAGCTTCCTAACCGTGCTTAACGATCCGATCACATAAGAGAATACTTCATTAAGGAGCAAACAGTTCCAAGAGCCAACCGAATCCCAATAGCACTAACTCAATCATCAAGACCGAAAAAGGCTAAAAACTAAGCACGAGGAGCTAGCTGAATATGAGGAAGAACGCTTTTATCAATTTGGAAATGGGGATGATGGGCACCTCTTTCTCGATGAGCTTGGTGAAAAAGCGCTCGGCTTGGACGGCGGAGACATCGCCTCTGTAGTCCCGCCAAATCAAGACCCGGCCTTTGATGTCCAGGAGGAACAGCGCCGAGGCGGCGCCAGCCATCTCACGGCGGAGCCTAGGAGAGAAACAcccaattgaattgaattgaattgaatcgaATCAGATGACAACCAGCAGCTGGAGCTGATTGATCCGGACGGAGGACTTACTTGCAGCTGAATCAATCACAAAGCTTCTCGATCAATCGAACGACAAGAACGATTGCCCGCCCCCAGCAGATCTTCTTTTGCACCAATACGTttctg
Above is a window of Punica granatum isolate Tunisia-2019 chromosome 7, ASM765513v2, whole genome shotgun sequence DNA encoding:
- the LOC116214705 gene encoding AP-1 complex subunit mu-2-like; the protein is MVKARSQFKERSTATNVEIELPVPSDATKPNVRTSMGSASYAPENDALVWKIKSFPGNKEYMLRAEFGLPSIAAEEAAPEKKAPIRVKFEIPYFTVSGIQVRYLKIIEKSGYQALPWVRYITMAGEYELRLM
- the LOC116213342 gene encoding ankyrin repeat-containing protein ITN1-like → MDIEMGDAIISRKRDCEDDNRKSLYEAAMLGSVDTFDALLKADPLILDRLSLTSSPETPLHVAALLGHLDFTKAVLNHRPQLAAELDAQRCSPLHLAAANGHAEVVKVLLDAYPDARSVCDREGRTPLHLAAMRGRVEVVKELIISSPDPTRGSLQQTLEGDSVLHLCVKYNQLDALKVLVNSLAEDNEDLLLNSRDAEGNTMFHLAVLLKQEETVRFLLSVPTVREGSASALPEDNSIALNVMHQSPGNFKSVGKREQMSRCWDKLVVPLVNYPTNWIEDTRGSLMTVATLIAGITFDSVLSPPGGVWQEDTTTGFTCSRLKRDDNITCLAGNAVAAYYDEPKYRYFMVCNTMAFMGSLSVLFLLISGFPPKNKFWMWVLTMIVCITVSFLGFTFIIAMILVSPDQALSKLRVVIRGSLSSWSTLVGILVIFNAVILAYLILKWTKSRRSAARTSRKAWAH
- the LOC116215659 gene encoding AP-1 complex subunit mu-2-like, producing the protein MAGAASALFLLDIKGRVLIWRDYRGDVSAVQAERFFTKLIEKEGGDPQSQDPVVYDNGVSYMFIQHNNVYLMTASRQNCNAASLLLFLHRVVDVFKHYFEELEEESLRDNFVVVYELLDEMMDFGFPQYTEAKILSEFIKTDAYRMEVAQRPPMAVTNAVSWRSEGIRYKKNEVFLDVVESVNILVNSNGQIIRSDVVGALKMRTYLSGMPECKLGLNDRVLLEAQGRTTKGKAIDLDDIKFHQCVRLARFENDRTISFIPPDGSFDLMTYRLSTQVKPLIWVEAQIERHSRSRIEFMVKARSQFKERSTATNVEIELPVPSDATKPNVRTSMGSASYAPENDALVWKIKSFPGNKEYMLRAEFGLPSIAAEEAAPEKKAPIRVKFEIPYFTVSGIQVRYLKIIEKSGYQALPWVRYITMAGEYELRLM